One Halobacterium wangiae genomic window, TTCGTGCTGTACGTCCCGGGCGGCCTGCTCGGGTCGGTCCGCGACCGACTCGGTGGCACCGTGGCGAAACGCCTCCCCGACTACCTCGCCAACCTCCGACGATGACCGTCTCGTTGACTGGCTACGGCGTCTACACGCCAGACGAGGTCATCACCGGCGAGGAGATCGCCGCCCGGAGCGGGGTTCCTGAGGACGTCGTCGTCGAGAAGATGGGCATCCGCGAGACGCACGTCTGCCCACCCGACGACGACCACGTCACCGACATGTGTGTCGAAGCGGCCGAAGACGCGCTCGCGGACGCCGACCTCGACCCGGTGGACCTCGACCTGGTACTCTACCACGGCAGCGAGTTCAAGGACTACGTCGTGTGGAGCGCCGCCGCGAACGTCGCCGAGCGACTCGGCGCCGAGAACGCGTACGCGACGGAGAGTTACACGCTCTGTGCGGGCGCGCCGCTCGCCATCCGGCAGACGCGCGCCCAGATACAGACAGGTGACGTGGACACGGCGCTGCTCGTCGCCGCGAGCCGCGAGGAGGACCTCGTGGACTACAGTGACGAGGACGCGTCGTTCATGTTCAACTTCGGGAGCGGCGCCTCCGCGTTCGTGCTCGAACGCGACGCCGGCGACCGAACGCGGGCGGTCGTCCACGAGAGCGCCGCCCTCACGGACGGCAGCTTCTCCGAGGACGTGATCATGCCAGCGGGCGGGTCGAAACACCCGCCGACCCACGAGACGGTGGACGCTGGCATGCACTCGCTCACCGTCGCGTCCGACGACATGAAAGAACGCATCGCGCCCGTGAGCGGGCCGAACTTCCTGTCCGTCGCCGACGACGCCCTGGACCTGTCGGAGCTGACCAGGGGGGACGTCGACTTCGTCGCGCTCACGCACATGAAG contains:
- a CDS encoding 3-oxoacyl-ACP synthase → MTVSLTGYGVYTPDEVITGEEIAARSGVPEDVVVEKMGIRETHVCPPDDDHVTDMCVEAAEDALADADLDPVDLDLVLYHGSEFKDYVVWSAAANVAERLGAENAYATESYTLCAGAPLAIRQTRAQIQTGDVDTALLVAASREEDLVDYSDEDASFMFNFGSGASAFVLERDAGDRTRAVVHESAALTDGSFSEDVIMPAGGSKHPPTHETVDAGMHSLTVASDDMKERIAPVSGPNFLSVADDALDLSELTRGDVDFVALTHMKRSFHNWLTDELGVGDDDHHYLDEYGHVQSVDQALALDEGLRAGNVESGDTVLFLAAGTGYTWAATALEWRG